In a genomic window of Polyodon spathula isolate WHYD16114869_AA chromosome 21, ASM1765450v1, whole genome shotgun sequence:
- the LOC121296364 gene encoding voltage-dependent calcium channel gamma-5 subunit-like produces the protein MSVCGRKALTLLSSVFAVCSLGLLGIAVSTDYWLYLEEGIILPQNQSIEIKMSLHSGLWRVCFLTETVATDRISTSAKPGEERARCFTIEYVMPMNIQMTSESTVSVLKMIRSATPFPLVSLFFMFIGFILNSFGHIRPHRTILAFVSGIFFILSGLSLVVGLVLYISSINDEVLNRTKDNEAYFSYKYGWSFAFAAISFLLTESAGVMSVYLFMKRYTAEEICRPQPGFYRPRLSNCSDYSGQFLHPDSWVRGRSPSDISSDTSVQMNSSNYPALLKCPEYDRMLSSPC, from the exons ATGAGCGTATGTGGCAGAAAGGCTCTGACCTTGCTGAGCAGCGTGTTCGCTGTGTGCAGCCTGGGGCTCCTGGGCATCGCGGTCAGCACCGACTACTGGCTCTACCTGGAGGAGGGCATCATCCTGCCGCAGAACCAGAGCATCGAGATCAAGATGTCCCTTCACTCCGGACTCTGGAGGGTTTGCTTCCTCACAG AAACAGTGGCAACAGACAGAATCTCCACCTCTGCAAAACCAG GTGAGGAAAGAGCCCGCTGTTTCACAATAGAATATGTCATGCCGATGAATATACAGATGACGTCCGAATCTACAGTCAGTGTGCTAA AAATGATCCGCTCGGCTACCCCCTTCCCTCTGGTCAGCCTCTTCTTCATGTTCATCGGGTTCATTCTGAACAGCTTTGGGCACATCCGTCCTCACAGGACCATCCTGGCCTTCGTGTCTGGAATCTTCTTCATCCTCTCAG GTCTGTCCTTAGTTGTTGGGCTGGTGTTGTATATATCCAGCATCAATGATGAGGTGTTGAACAGGACGAAGGACAATGAAGCCTACTTCAGCTACAAATACGGCTGGTCTTTTGCCTTTGCTGCCATATCCTTCTTGTTGACTGAG AGCGCGGGGGTGATGTCTGTGTACCTGTTCATGAAGAGATACACTGCGGAGGAGATCTGCAGGCCTCAGCCGGGCTTCTACCGGCCACGGCTTAGCAACTGCTCCGATTACTCTGGCCAGTTCCTGCACCCGGACTCCTGGGTACGAGGCCGCAGCCCCTCGGATATCTCCAGCGACACTTCTGTCCAGATGAACTCCTCCAACTACCCTGCCCTGCTCAAGTGTCCCGAGTATGACCGCATGTTGTCCTCCCCTTGCTGA